One stretch of Clavelina lepadiformis chromosome 6, kaClaLepa1.1, whole genome shotgun sequence DNA includes these proteins:
- the LOC143463203 gene encoding uncharacterized protein LOC143463203, whose protein sequence is MGNGRSTAQATPINLQSLDESPAVSSETIIAEERGLFRRMVSCASEGCCDCDEQSSRRKRDVEQTFFDQDIINERTAKKWSPARTFYRSTVLVVSETAPRPWRIWKKDGTVLFGVKSKRFPGYFHYLTKFADSDKLRLTKALPEQKIDNKRSPPPPIYFKIAWVEHERGYLILHKQTDGFVGEVTNPAGHKELALSQSVGVRWRIEERMKAM, encoded by the coding sequence CACTGCGCAAGCGACACCGATCAACTTACAATCGCTGGATGAATCGCCGGCGGTTTCGTCAGAGACGATAATCGCGGAAGAACGAGGTCTATTTCGTAGAATGGTGAGTTGCGCGTCTGAGGGGTGCTGCGACTGCGACGAGCAATCGAGCCGTAGGAAGCGCGACGTCGAACAGACATTCTTTGATCAGGATATCATCAACGAACGGACCGCCAAGAAGTGGTCCCCGGCCCGTACCTTTTATAGGTCAACCGTCCTGGTGGTCTCGGAGACGGCTCCGCGCCCGTGGAGGATCTGGAAAAAAGACGGAACCGTCTTGTTTGGCGTGAAGAGCAAAAGATTTCCCGGATATTTTCACTACCTCACAAAATTTGCCGACTCAGATAAGCTGCGGTTAACTAAAGCCTTACCGGAGCAGAAAATAGACAACAAACGTTCGCCTCCACCGCCAATCTACTTCAAAATTGCTTGGGTAGAGCACGAACGTGGTTACCTGATCCTTCACAAGCAAACTGACGGTTTTGTGGGTGAGGTCACGAATCCAGCCGGCCACAAGGAGCTAGCACTTAGCCAAAGTGTTGGAGTAAGGTGGAGAATTGAGGAGCGCATGAAGGCGATGTAG